The DNA window TTGACGACGAGCGCCGTCGCGGCGGCCGGGGCCGGTGTCGGCGCGGGCGTCGGGCTGGGGGCCGGTGCGCTGTTGTGGTCGCACCCGCACGGACCCGGCGTCTGGTATCAGCCGGACCGTACCGGCGCGCCGCCGGTGTCCGGGCTGCACCTGCAGTTCGGCAGGAACGCCGGCACGGAGGTGGTGGTGTCCTGGCACACCACCGAGGCCGTCCGCAATCCGCGCGTCATGCTGGGCACGCCGGCGGCGGGCTTCGGGCGCACCGTCGCGGCCGAAACCCGCACCTACCGCGACGCCAAGTCCCACACCGAGGTGCGGGTCAACCACGCCCGCCTGACCGACCTGACCCCGGATTCCGACTACGTCTACGCGGCGGTACACGACGGCGCCGATCCGGTCACCGGGACGGTGCGGAGCGCGCCAAGGGGACGAAAGCCGTTGTGTTTCACCAGCTTCGGGGACCAGTCGACTCCGGCGCTGGACAAGTTGGCCGACGGCGGCTACGGGACGGACAACATCGGTTCGCCGGCGGCGGCCGACACCACGCTGGCGATCGAACGGGTCGGGCCGTTGTTCAACCTGGTCAACGGCGACCTGTGCTACGCCAACCTCGCCCGCGACCGTATCCGCACCTGGTCGAACTGGTTCGAGAACAACACCCGCTCCGCCCGCTACCGGCCGTGGATGCCCGCGGCGGGCAACCACGAGAACGAGTTGGGCAACGGGCCGATCGGCTACGCCGCCTACCAGACGTACTTCGCGGTGCCCGAGTCGGGCGCCACCGGGGAACTGCGCGGCCTGTGGTACTCGTTCACCGCGGGCTCGGTGCGGGTGATCAGCCTGAGCAACGACGACGTGTGCTTCCAGGACGGCGGCAACTCCTACGTGCACGGCTACTCGGGTGGCGAGCAGAAGCGCTGGCTCGCAAGCGAATTGGCCGCCGCACGAAGCGACCCGGACGTCGACTGGGTGGTGGTGTGCATGCACCAGACCGCGATCTCGACCGCCGACCACACCAACGGCGCCGACCTGGGCATCCGCGAGCAGTGGCTGCCGCTGTTCGACCAGTACGGGGTCGACCTGGTGGTGTGCGGCCACGAGCATCACTACGAACGGTCGCACCCGGTGCGCGGCACGCTCGGCACCGACACCCGCACGCCCAAGCCGGTCGAAACCGGCGACGGGGTGATCGACGCGACCAAGGGCACGGTGCACGTCGTCATCGGCGGGGGCGGCACCTCGCTTCCGTCCAACGGGATGTTCTTCCCCGACCGGCGGTGCCGGGTGGTGACGGGCGTCGGCCCGTTCGATCCCGCGATCGGGCGCAAGGCGCCGATCTATGTGACCGAAGAGGCGCCGTGGTCGGCGTTTCGCGACCGCGACTACCCGCACGGCTTCGCGGCCTTCCAGGTCGACCCGGGCCGTCCCGGCGGCAATACCTCGATCAAGGCGACGCATTACGCGCTGAGCGGGCCGTTCGGCGCGATGACCGTCGTCGACGAGTTCACCCTCACCAAGCCCCGCGGCGACGGGACTTAGAACAGGGTCGGCTGCACCGGCGCCGCCACCGCCTCGGGTGCGCGGGGAAACGGACGATCGTCGCCTCCGAGCCCATGCTTGACGATCAGCGCGGCGGCGCGCTCCCGCAGCGCCGTCCGATAGCCCGCCGACAGGTAGGCGCCGCGCCGGTACAGGTCGCGGTACGGCCCGACCAGGCCGGGATGGGTGCTCGCCAGCCAGGACATGAACCAGCCGCGGGTGGAGCCGCGCAGGTGCAGGCCGAAGACGCTCACGCCGGTGGCGCCGGCCGCCGCGATCCGGCCGAGCAGCCCGTCGAGATGCTCGACGGAGTCGGTCAGATGCGGCAGCACCGGGGCGACCATCACGTGGCAGTCCAGCCCGGCGTCGCGGATCGCGGTGATCAGGCCCAGCCGCGCCTGCGGCGTCGGCGTGCCCGGCTCGACCTGCCGGTGCAGCTCGGCATCGCCGACGGCGAGCGACACCGCGACGGACACCGGCACCTGGGCGGCCGCCGCGGCGAGCAGCGGCAGGTCGCGGCGCAGCAGCGTGCCCTTGGTCAGGATCGACAGCGGCGTGCCCGACCCGGCGAGCGCCGCGATGATGCCCGGCATGAGCGCGTAGCGGCCCTCGGCCCGCTGATAGGGGTCGGTGTTGGTGCCCAGCGCCACCGTCTCGCGCCGCCACGACGGCCGGCGCAGCTCGCGGCGCAGCACCTCGGCGACGTTGGTCTTGACCACCACCTGGGTGTCGAAGTCGGCGCCGGGATCGAAGTCGAGGTATTCGTGGGTGGGACGGGCGAAGCAATACCTGCAGGCGTGCGAGCAGCCGCGGTAGCCGTTGACGGTGTAGCGGAACGGCAGCGTCGCCGCGCCGGGAACCTTGTTCAGCGCCGACTTGCACAGCACCTCGTGGAACGTGATGCCCTCGAACTGCGGGTGCCGCACGCTGCGTAGCAGTCCGATCCGCTGCAGCCCGGGCAGCGCCCCGTCGTCGACGGGCGCCCCGTTGACCGCGACGGCCTGACCGGACCAGCGCACGCCACTATTCGAACACAAGTTCGAATAGTGGGTCAAGGGCGCCCCGACGGGCCGCGAGCAAGCGGCGAAAGATTGGCCGTCTCCGCGCTGACATAGGCCTGCGCACTGAACGCCTGATAAGTCTGGCCATGCCCGGAGAACAACGTCACAATCGCCGCCGACACCTCGTCCTCAGCCGCAGCCGGGATCCCCGTCGTCGGCGCCGCCACCGCCGCACCCGCCGCGCTCAGCGCCGACCCGACCCGCGTCAAATCCGACGCCGCCGTCGCCACCGCATCCGGCGCCACCGACATAAAAGACATTGCCCAGCCTCCTCAAGCAGCACCTACCGCGCCTCAAAGGCTCACTGCGGCAGAACTATTCAGACCGATGCCGGCCACCCGAAACCGACTAAATTCAAGTCCAATGGTCAGGCCCGAATCGAAGATCGCCGTAGGCCAAAAGTCACTGCTGCGCATATCCAATTACCGAATTCTGTAACCTGCACAGCTTCGACACGTGGTAGTCGTCTCAGTTACGGATAGGTGTTAATTCCCGGCGCTGCGTGGTTTGCGTCTGACTTCGCCGCAGAGATCGGGGTGAGAAATTACCCAAGGGTGGGAGTCTTCTCGGGTGATCCGAGAGGAGCGATCCATGCCCGAGTCGAACGAGTCCGGCCGTCGGCGGCCGATGAAGCTGTCGGCGGAGACGAAGTGGGAGATCTTCCTGCAGGTCACTGCCGGGGAGATCAGCCAGGCCGAGGCCGCGCGCAGGTGGGCCGTCGACGTGTCAACGGTGATCGGGATACGCCGCACAGTCAAAGACGCCGCACTGGCCGCCCTGGCCCGCAAGCCGGGGCGTCCTGGCCGGCAACGCGATTGGCAATTGGAGGCGGCACGATCCGAGATCGCGCAGTTGACCGAGGCGGTCAAGGCGCAGGCTATCGAGCTGGCGGTTGTGCGGGGAAAATCCGGCTGGGGCTGAGCGGACCGGTGCCGGCGCGGGTCCCCGCCGAGGCGAAGGAGCTGGTCCTCAAGACGGTCGACGAGGCGGTCGCAGCCGGGTTCTCCCATAGCTGGGCGTGTGCGCTGTGGCAGGTCTCCGATTCGCGGGTGCACCGGTGGCGGGCGCGGCGCCGCGACACTGGCACCCTGGTCGACTGCGCCCCGGGCGGGCACCCGATACACGGTTTGCTGCCCGAGGAAGTGGCCGCGATCCTCGACCTGGTCGAGCAGTGGGGTCCGATCGACCGGTCGCATCGCAAGCTGGCCCACCGCGGCTCCTACCAGCAGCTGGTGTGGGTGGCGCCGGCCACCCTGCGCCGGGTGCTCATCACCCACGGGCTGAGCCTGCCGGCACCTCAACCACGGCGCCGGTCGGAGAAAAAGCCCTGGCCGGACTGGCTGGTGTGGGCGCCCAACCGGATTTGGATCTGGGACGCGACCCACTTCACCCGGGCTCGCCGCGTCGTCTTCGCCATCGTCGATATGGTGTCACGCAAGTGGATCGACACCCTGGTCAGCGTCGAGGAGACCACCACCCAGGTGCAGGTGGTCTTCGAACACGCCCTCGAAATCGAGGACCTGTTGGATTTGCTGACCGACGAGCGCCTCGACCTCGACGCGGACGATCCGCGCCGCCCGATCCTACTGGCGGTTTCCGACAACGGGCCGCCGATGACCGCCCACGACACCCGCGCTTTCATGGCCCTGATGGCCATCGTCCAACACCATGGTCGCCCCGGCGTGCCACAAGACCAAGCGTGGATCGAATCGTTCTTCGGCCACATCAAGTGCGAGTGGCCGCACCTGGAGGCCATCACCGACCCGGCGCTGCTGGAAACCGAACTCGCAAGGGTGCGAACCGAATACAATTGCGTCAGGCTCCACGAAGCGATTGGCTATGTGACCCCCGACGACGAGCACGCCGGCCGTGGAGAGGCTATCCGCCAGGCCCGTCGTGACGGCCTCGACCGAGCACGCCAACGCCGCCTGGACTACCATCGTCGAACCAGCACCAACCCCACCGGGGAGACGCCATGCATTGGGTAATTTCCCGCGCGATCTCTGCGGTTAAGTCAGAAACACCTCATGCGACCGTGGGACATGGAGACACGAAGCCACGCGTCACGCCAGCGGCCCGACTAAACCTGGATACACCGATTCGGTAGGGGTTTTATGTGAGTTGTAACGCCGAAATGCCCTGTCGTGGTGGGAGAATGGGATTTCTCAAGGATCACATTCGGCCAGAACGAAGGGCATCTCGTAGATGCAACGATCTCACACTCGACCAGTAGCGTCCGCGATCTTCGACGACCCCAATCTGGTGTCCTGCGCGGGCCTGGTCCCGATGATGGCGTTGGCCCAGCAGTGCGACCTGGCGACCTTGGCGGATGAGCACCTCAGCGTGCCCACCGACACGGGCGCCAACGCCGGAGCGAAGGTCACCTCGCTGGTCGCGGGCATGATGGGCCGGCGCCGACAGCATCGATGACATGGCATTGCTGCGGCACGGGGCGATGGGCAGCCTGTTCGACCGGCCCGACGCGCCGTCGACGCTGGGGTCGTTCCTGCGGGAATTCACTTTCGGGCACGTCCGCCAACTCGACGCCGTTGCCGCCCGGCTGTTGACTGGACTGCACGGCCGCACCCCGCTGGTCGCCGGGATCGACGGCCCGGTGCTCGTCGACATCGACGACACCATCATCGAAGTGCACGGACCCGGCAAGCAGGGATCCGGTTACCGATACTCCGGGGTCCGGGGTTTGAACGCGCTGATCGCTACGGTCACCACCGAACACCCCGCGCCGGTGATCGTTGGCCAGCGGCTGCGCAAGGGCGCCTGCGGGTCCCCACGCGGAGCTGCCCGGATGGTCTCCGACGCCCTGGCCACCGCGCGCCGGCTGCGGTCGACCGGGTCGACCGGAAAGGTATCGCTGCGGGCAGACTCCGCGTTCTACCGACACCCCACCGTGTCGGCGGCGATCCGCCCATCGAGTACACCGACGCCATCTACGACGAAACCACCGGCAGAGGGAACTCGCGCGCCGAGGTCGCCGAGATCGCGTTCACCGCGTTCAGTTCCAAGAAGGCCAGTAAGCAGGTCCCGGGCCGGTTGGTGGTGCGCCGCATCCCCGACCTCAACCACCGCAGCCGCGACGGGCAAGCCACGCTGTTTGACACCTGGCGCTTCCACGCGTTCTTCACCACCAGCGCCCTGGCCACTGTCACCGCCGACAAGACCCACCGCGGTCACGCGATCATCGAACAGGTCCACGCCGACCTCAAAGACTCCGCCCTGGCGCATCTACACTCGGGGCGATTCGCCGCCAACGCCGCCTGGCTGGTGCTGGCGGTGATGGCGTTCAACCTCACCCGCGCCGCAGCCACCATCGCCGGGCCCCGATTGGCCAGGGCCCGCACCGCCACCATCCGCCGCACGCTGATCACGGTGCCGGCGCGGATCGCGTCCTCGGCCCGCCGCCTGACCCTGCACCCACCGCAGGGCTGGCCATGGAAATCAGCGTGGAACACCCTGTTCGACAGCCTGTTTCGCCGAAACACACCGATCATCGCCTAACCCACGCGCTCCCACCGACCCTCAACGCGAAAGACCAAGTGGAACAACCCGACACCGAGGTCGGGCGATCACACACGTCCAACACCGCAGCACACCCAGTTCAAGACGCACAACCGAAATCGACTTCAGACCGATAGCCCATCGGTGGATTGAGGCTAAACGGCGCGCAACCCCGAAAGCACCTCGTCGACAACCGAATCCGTCGCCACCGGCACCTGCTCGCCGGTCGTCAGGTCCTTCACCCCGACCGTGCCGGCCTCCAGGTCACGGTCGCCGGCGACCAGCGCAAAACGCGCACCGGAACGGTCGGCGGCGCGCATCGCGCCCTTGAGCCCCCGGTCGCCGTAGGCCATGTCGACGCGCACACCGCGGGCGCGCAGCCGTGCCGCCAGCACCGCCAGCCGCAACTTGGCGGCCTCGCTCAACGGCACTCCGAACACGTCGCAGCGCGTCGTCTCCCCCGCGCTCTTGCCCTCGGCGCGCAGCGCCAGCAGGGTCCGGTCGACACCGAGCCCGAAGCCGATGCCGGACAGATCCTGGCCGCCGAGCCGGTGCATCAGGCCGTCGTAGCGGCCGCCACCGCCGATGCCCGACTGCGCGCCCAGGCCGTCGTGCACGAACTCGAACGTGGTCTTGGTGTAGTAGTCCAGCCCGCGCACCATGCGCGGGTTGATGACGTAGGGCACCCCGAGGGCGTCCAGGTGGGCCAGCACGGTGTCGAAGTGGGCCTTGGCGACGTCGGACAGATGGTCCAGTAGTACCGGGGCGTCGGCCGTCATCGCCTTCACCTCGGGCCGTTTGTCGTCGAGCACGCGCAGCGGGTTGATCTCGGCGCGCCGGCGGGTGTCCTCGTCGAGATCGAGCCCGAACAGGAACTCCTGCAACAGCTCCCGGTACTGCGGGCGGCAGGTCTCATCGCCCAGTGAGGTGATCTCCAGCCGGAACCCGTCGAGCCCCAGCGCGCGGAAGCCGGCGTCGGCGACCGCGATCACCTCGGCGTCCAGCGCCGGGTCGTCGACCCCGATCGCCTCCACGCCGACCTGCTGCAGTTGCCGGTAGCGCCCGGCCTGCGGGCGCTCATAGCGGAAGAACGGTCCGCCGTAACAGAGCTTGACCGGCAGCGCGCCGCGGTCCAGACCGTGCTCGATCACCGCGCGCACCACCCCGGCGGTCCCCTCGGGCCGCAGCGTCACCGAGCGGTCACCCCGGTCGGCGAAGGTGTACATCTCCTTGGACACCACGTCGGTGGACTCCCCGACGCCGCGCGCGAACAGGGCGGTGTCCTCGAAGATGGGCAGCTCGATGTCGCCGTACCCGGCCCGGCGGGCGGCGCCGAGCAGGCCGGAGCGCACGGCCACGAACTGCGCCGACTCCGGCGGGAGATAGTCCGGCACCCCCTTGGGCGCCGAGAACGCCGTAAATT is part of the Mycobacterium sp. HUMS_12744610 genome and encodes:
- a CDS encoding purple acid phosphatase family protein; the encoded protein is MTDESGQPRTISRRRLLTTSAVAAAGAGVGAGVGLGAGALLWSHPHGPGVWYQPDRTGAPPVSGLHLQFGRNAGTEVVVSWHTTEAVRNPRVMLGTPAAGFGRTVAAETRTYRDAKSHTEVRVNHARLTDLTPDSDYVYAAVHDGADPVTGTVRSAPRGRKPLCFTSFGDQSTPALDKLADGGYGTDNIGSPAAADTTLAIERVGPLFNLVNGDLCYANLARDRIRTWSNWFENNTRSARYRPWMPAAGNHENELGNGPIGYAAYQTYFAVPESGATGELRGLWYSFTAGSVRVISLSNDDVCFQDGGNSYVHGYSGGEQKRWLASELAAARSDPDVDWVVVCMHQTAISTADHTNGADLGIREQWLPLFDQYGVDLVVCGHEHHYERSHPVRGTLGTDTRTPKPVETGDGVIDATKGTVHVVIGGGGTSLPSNGMFFPDRRCRVVTGVGPFDPAIGRKAPIYVTEEAPWSAFRDRDYPHGFAAFQVDPGRPGGNTSIKATHYALSGPFGAMTVVDEFTLTKPRGDGT
- a CDS encoding Rv2578c family radical SAM protein, translated to MRWSGQAVAVNGAPVDDGALPGLQRIGLLRSVRHPQFEGITFHEVLCKSALNKVPGAATLPFRYTVNGYRGCSHACRYCFARPTHEYLDFDPGADFDTQVVVKTNVAEVLRRELRRPSWRRETVALGTNTDPYQRAEGRYALMPGIIAALAGSGTPLSILTKGTLLRRDLPLLAAAAAQVPVSVAVSLAVGDAELHRQVEPGTPTPQARLGLITAIRDAGLDCHVMVAPVLPHLTDSVEHLDGLLGRIAAAGATGVSVFGLHLRGSTRGWFMSWLASTHPGLVGPYRDLYRRGAYLSAGYRTALRERAAALIVKHGLGGDDRPFPRAPEAVAAPVQPTLF
- a CDS encoding PE family protein; the encoded protein is MSFMSVAPDAVATAASDLTRVGSALSAAGAAVAAPTTGIPAAAEDEVSAAIVTLFSGHGQTYQAFSAQAYVSAETANLSPLARGPSGRP
- a CDS encoding transposase, whose translation is MPARVPAEAKELVLKTVDEAVAAGFSHSWACALWQVSDSRVHRWRARRRDTGTLVDCAPGGHPIHGLLPEEVAAILDLVEQWGPIDRSHRKLAHRGSYQQLVWVAPATLRRVLITHGLSLPAPQPRRRSEKKPWPDWLVWAPNRIWIWDATHFTRARRVVFAIVDMVSRKWIDTLVSVEETTTQVQVVFEHALEIEDLLDLLTDERLDLDADDPRRPILLAVSDNGPPMTAHDTRAFMALMAIVQHHGRPGVPQDQAWIESFFGHIKCEWPHLEAITDPALLETELARVRTEYNCVRLHEAIGYVTPDDEHAGRGEAIRQARRDGLDRARQRRLDYHRRTSTNPTGETPCIG
- the hisS gene encoding histidine--tRNA ligase, coding for MTEFTAFSAPKGVPDYLPPESAQFVAVRSGLLGAARRAGYGDIELPIFEDTALFARGVGESTDVVSKEMYTFADRGDRSVTLRPEGTAGVVRAVIEHGLDRGALPVKLCYGGPFFRYERPQAGRYRQLQQVGVEAIGVDDPALDAEVIAVADAGFRALGLDGFRLEITSLGDETCRPQYRELLQEFLFGLDLDEDTRRRAEINPLRVLDDKRPEVKAMTADAPVLLDHLSDVAKAHFDTVLAHLDALGVPYVINPRMVRGLDYYTKTTFEFVHDGLGAQSGIGGGGRYDGLMHRLGGQDLSGIGFGLGVDRTLLALRAEGKSAGETTRCDVFGVPLSEAAKLRLAVLAARLRARGVRVDMAYGDRGLKGAMRAADRSGARFALVAGDRDLEAGTVGVKDLTTGEQVPVATDSVVDEVLSGLRAV